AAGCAGACTTAAAGACATTTGCAGCATTAGGCTGCCATGGCAGTTCTGCTATTACAGCCGTCACGGCTCAAAACACTTTAGGAGTAACTGCCATACACCCTATTCCGACTGACATTGTAGAGGCACAAATCGCTGCTGTATTTGAAGACATGGGTGCTAAAGCAGTCAAAATTGGCATGCTTCACTCACCTGAAATTATCGAATCTGTCGCAAGACAACTCCGTAAATATCAGCCTGAGTTTATTGTGGTGGATCCAGTAATGGTAGCTACAAGTGGAGACAGGCTAATTCAGGAAGAGGCGGTGGATGCCCTAAAGGAATATCTTTTCCCTTTGGCTACAGTGATTACGCCAAACCTGCCCGAAGCTTCTTTACTTCTGGGACATCAGGTGGATGAGGGACACATGCTCAAAGAGGCTCAGGAGTTACTCCAGTGGGGTAGTGATTCTGTACTCTTAAAGGGTGGTCATATGTCGGGAATGATTCGTGACACATGGGTTGCTCGTGGGTATACACCTTTGGTTATCTCTCACGAAAAAGTCGACACCCCAAACACACACGGTACCGGATGTACACTCAGCAGTGCCATTACAGCTTTACTAGCTCGGGGAATTGTATTGGAAAATGCGATCGAGAAAGCAATTGACTATGTAAAGATGACAATCATGGCAGGCAGCAATCTGCACTTAGGTAAAGGAAGCGGTCCTGTTCATCACTTTTTTCACTACTGGAAAAACAAAAAATGAAATTCACACAAACACTTTGGGAAGAAAATACTGCGACCTATGAACAGATTGTCGCGCTTCCATTCAATCAGGAGTTAACCAATGGTACATTGGATACCAATAAATTCAAGTTTTATGTCAACCAGGACGCTCACTACTTAGCAGAATACGGTCGAGCACTTTCTATAATGGCAGCCAAATCTCCTGACACGAAACTGGTATTGGATTTTATCAAGTTTGCTGAAGGAGCTATTGTTACAGAACAGCTATTGCATGGCAGCTACTTTGAGCAATTTGATTTTGAACTTTCAGGGAGTAAATCCCCTACTTGTCTGAATTACACCAATTTTCTGTTAGCAACCTGCTCTCTGAAGAGTCTAGAAGAAGGCATGGCTGCTTTACTTCCTTGCTTCTGGATTTACAGAGAAGTTGGTCTCCATATTTTAGGAAATACAGCAAAAGACAATCCGTTTCAAGCTTGGATTGACACCTACTCAGGTGAAGAATTTGCGGATGCTGTTGAAAAAGCCATTGCCATAACCGACAAACTGGCAGAAGAAGCTTCTCCAACTTTAAGAGCCAAAATGAAAGAAGCCTTTACCATGTCTTGCAAAATGGAGTACCTCTTCTGGGAAAGTGCATACAGACAAGAAGCTTGGGTTATATAAGAAGACTCATTTGGATGGGGCTTCAAGTCCCATCTGATTTTTCACCTTATACGTCCACCTCCATACATTCCAATATTCATATTAGGACGAACAGTGGGTCCATATG
This portion of the Limibacter armeniacum genome encodes:
- the thiD gene encoding bifunctional hydroxymethylpyrimidine kinase/phosphomethylpyrimidine kinase — its product is MQYHKALTIAGSDSGGGAGIQADLKTFAALGCHGSSAITAVTAQNTLGVTAIHPIPTDIVEAQIAAVFEDMGAKAVKIGMLHSPEIIESVARQLRKYQPEFIVVDPVMVATSGDRLIQEEAVDALKEYLFPLATVITPNLPEASLLLGHQVDEGHMLKEAQELLQWGSDSVLLKGGHMSGMIRDTWVARGYTPLVISHEKVDTPNTHGTGCTLSSAITALLARGIVLENAIEKAIDYVKMTIMAGSNLHLGKGSGPVHHFFHYWKNKK
- the tenA gene encoding thiaminase II, producing the protein MKFTQTLWEENTATYEQIVALPFNQELTNGTLDTNKFKFYVNQDAHYLAEYGRALSIMAAKSPDTKLVLDFIKFAEGAIVTEQLLHGSYFEQFDFELSGSKSPTCLNYTNFLLATCSLKSLEEGMAALLPCFWIYREVGLHILGNTAKDNPFQAWIDTYSGEEFADAVEKAIAITDKLAEEASPTLRAKMKEAFTMSCKMEYLFWESAYRQEAWVI